A stretch of DNA from Prochlorococcus marinus str. SB:
AACTTGGTCTATCTTGACAAAATTGATCAGTAACTTCTGTTCCCATATATTGGGTACCAGTTACAGTTCTGCATGTACTTGCTTCATTACCTGTAGTTTTTACAGATCTATTAGCTTGAGTTCCAGTAACTATTTGACCTGAATCAGTTTCACTTTTACCAACTTTCCAGCTAGCATCTGCAATATTTTGTTTGGCACCATTTTTGTTTGGACCACATGGTCTACATTTACCATTACCTTTTTTGCCTGTAGCACCAGTTTTACTTCTTAGCTCTCTCACTCTCTGAGAAATTTCTCTACTACTTAAATCTGGGTCTCCCCTTCTAGCTAATGAAGCGGCACTAGTATTTTGTTTAGTAGCAGATTTACCATGTTTAGATTGAGCTTCTCTTCTCGCCAAAACAATATCTCTACTTGTATTAGTAATAGGCTTTCTCTTCTGATTAATTCTTCTCTTAACGTTGGGTTTTAGGGACTTAGATTCTGTACTAGTTGAATCATGAATTTCTTGATTTTTACTTATAGTTGATTTAACTGTGTTTACAGGACTTTCTTTTTTAACATCAGTGCGGGTTCTATCGGATGTAGTTATAGCTGATTTCCCATGGGTAGACATTGCTTTTCTTCTCTCTATTACTAACTCTTTACTAGATAAAGTTGTTGAAGAATTTATGTTTACCTGAGTTTTTGGAATATGTTTTGTAGCTGGTTTAGAAATATTATGATTATTAGGAGAAGACTGAGTCCCAGAAATCTGTATATCTTGAGAAGATCGAACTCTATCTTTGGTAGTTGAAGAATAAGCAGCAGCTTTTTTACCGCTATCACTCATCGCCTTTCTTCTTTCAAGTGCAATCTCTCTACTGGTTTTTTTTGACATGATCTTCAAGTTTAAATTCTTTAAAAAGACTTTTGAAAAACTTTCTCCAAAAAAATTTTTGGAGAAAGATATTAACTACGAAAAGTAGCTTTAACGTCCCTGGAAAACTACAAAAGCTGTTCCTTGACTTTGAGTGTAAGCATCGTATCCGATGATTCTTACATGATGATCAGGGTATGCTCTATGGCATGCCTCTAATTCGCTCACGATCAAGTTAAGATCTTTTTCCCCAAAGAATGGGAGTTTCCAATAAGACCAATAAGTTTGCATACATCCACTTGGATGAACATGCTCAATAACTGGACTCCAACCTTGAGCAATTATGTACGCAATTTGGTCATATATTTCTTCCTGGGTCATCGGTGGTAAAAAACCGAATGTTTCCAGGGTTGCAACTGTTTGATAGTCGCTTACTGTGCTCTGGAAAGGCATAATTAATCAAAATGTGAATGAAAGTACTCGTAAAAACGAGATTTTAATAAGTCTGAGGAGAATAAATCTCCTCAATTTCGAAACTTGAGTTAACCCTGAACATCAAGTTTGTCGACAGTGTCAAACTCAAACTTAATTTCCTTCCAAGTTTCTAGAGCAATAGCTAATTCAGGACTATGCTTAGCAGCTTCCATGAGAATGTCTCTACTCTCTTTTTCGATTTCGCGACCAGCATTACGAGCTTTTACACAAGCTTCTAATGCAACTCTGTTAGCTGCAGCTCCAGCAGCTGAACCCCATGGGTGACCATGTGTTCCTCCACCGAACTGAAGGCAGGAATCATCCCCAAAGATCGCTAGAAGTGCAGGCATATGCCAAACGTGGATACCACCTGATGCGACTGCAAATACTCCAGGCATTGAACCCCAATCTTGATCAAAGAAGTTACCTCTTGATCTATCTTCAGGAACAAATGACTCTCTTAAGTTGTCAATATAACCAAGAGTTGTTTGACGATCACCTTCTAGTTTTCCAACAACGGTTCCAGTATGTAATTGGTCTCCTCCAGAAAGTCTCAAACATTTTGCAAGAACTCTGAAGTGAATACCATGCTTTGGATGTCTATCAATAACAGCATGCATTGCTCTGTGAATATGCAGAAGCATGCCATTTTTACGACACCAATTAGCTAATCCAGTATTTGCAGTAAAACCACCAGTTATATAATCATGCATGATGATTGGCATATCTAGCTCTTTTGCAAATTCAGCTCTTTCGTAGAGTTCTTCAGGAGTGTTAGCAGTACAATTTAGATAATGACCTTTAACTTCTCCAGTTTCCCGCTGAGCAAGCTTAACTGCTTCTGCAACAAACTCAAATCTTTCTCTCCAACGTTGGAATGGTTGAGAATTAATATTCTCATCATCCTTCGTTAAATCAAGACCGCCTCTAAGACATTCATATACAACTCGACCATAGTTTTTACCAGATAATCCTAATTTAGGTTTGATGGTACAACCAAGTAGAGGTCTTCCGTATTTGTTAAGTCGATCTCTTTCAACTACGATTCCGTTTGGTGGACCACCGCAAGTTTTAATGAAAGCAATTGGGAATCTAATATCTTCCAGACGTAGATGTCTTAGAGCTTTAAATCCAAAAACGTTTCCTACAAGAGATGTTAATACGTTTGTAATTGAGCCTTCTTCAAAAAGATCTAAAGGATATGCAATAAAAGCATAGAAAGCTTCAGGATCTCCAGGAACGTCTTCGATTCGATAACAACGTCCTTTATAAAATTCTAAGTCTGTAAGTAACTCGGACCAAACTGTTGACCAAGTACCTGTTGAAGATTCAGCTGCAACAGCTGCTGCAACTTCTTCTCTTGGAACACCTTCCTGACCTGTACATTTAAAACAGGCTAGTAAATCGGTGTCTAGGGGTACATATTCTGGAGTCCAGTAGGTATCTCTGTACTCCTTTACCCCTGCGTCATACTTCTTACTCATAAGGATAAATTTAGGTCTGTGTAGGGAAAATAATTATTGTGCAAAATTTATAAATCTTGCTTTACTTAATTAGTCCTTTTGACCAAGAAATTCACCGTTACCTAGAGCAGGTTCAACTTCTCTATGAGGACGAGCAATAATGTGAGCTGCAACTAAACCGTCACCAACTCTTTCACAAGCGTCAGCACCAGCTCTTACAGCTGCGTTAACTGCTCCTGTCTCTCCTCTAACTAATACTGTGACATAACCGCCACCAACGAATTCACGACCAATCAGGCGAACTTCTGCTGCCTTTGTCATTGCGTCTGCTGCTTCGATTGCAGGTACAAGTCCGCGTGTCTCGATCATGCCGAGAGCGATACCCATTGTTTCTGTAGCCATTGTCTACTAAATACTAAATGTGGAATGTTCAATTCGAAGAATGCTTCATTAAGTACTTATAAGTCAAGCGTTTTCGACAAAATCTCCATTAATGTTTTTTCTATCATTCATAAGTTAAACTTATCACCCTTGGTACTATTGATATGTCAATACTTATGCAAATTAGTTAGTGCATCAAAACATACAGTTGTGTTAAGAAAAAATTTACATTATGTTATTTCCGTACGAGACAGGCCCTGTCTACACAGGTGTGGAATGTTCAACCTTTCCTGTCTCCGTATCAAGCTTTGAAGTAAGATAATATTCACAATAAATTTATTTGTTATTTTGAACCTTCCAGTTCTAACTATTGCTAGTGGCAATCAAAGAAAAGTATCTGAAATTTCAGAGATGCTGGATGTTTTGTCTTTAAAGGTTCAGAAACAACCAAAATATTTAAATGTCGAAGAGACTGGAAACACATATTTTGAGAATGCACTTCTAAAAGCAAAAGCAGCGGCTTTAGAGACTAAAACTTGGGCGTTAGCTGATGACTCGGGACTTGAAGTAGATGTTTTAGATGGTCGACCAGGAATTTATTCTGCTCGATATGCCAAAAATAATGATGAGAAAATTAAAAAATTAATTAATGAACTTTCTGATAGTCCTTACAGGAGTGCAAGATTTATAAGTTGCATGGTTTTGTGCGATCCCTCAGGAAATTTAGTAAAAGATACAACAGGAATATGCTGGGGAGAAATTCTTAAGAACCCCAAATATCCAAATGGTGAATTCGAATCTATTTTTTGGGTAAAAGAGGCTAACTGTGTTTACGGTGAGCTATCACAATCACAACTAAATAAATTAGGTAGTAGAGGTAAAGCCGCCAAAATTATGTCACCTTACCTCAAAAAAGAAATTGGTTTAAATTAAAAATTCTCAATAATTTGAAATTTCTTCAATTGCTCTTATGGCAGCAGCTGCAGCCTCTTCTACATCCCCTTCTTTCCCTGCAAGAGTTAATCTACCAAAAGCCCCAACTGCCTTAACATCAACAACAGTTATATTAGATGCCTTTTCAGCTTCATTAGCTGCTTTTAAAACATAACCAGCTGGTTCAGTTTCTAAAATAAACATGCTCATTCCAGATTGAATCATTGATCCACTTCTGTTTTGTCTATTTATTAAAACTGCATGATCTGGAGTAATTGCTCGAATAACTTCAGTCCAACTCGTAGCAGGTTTTGTTCTTTTTCTAACTTCACTCCCAATAGCATCTAGAACAACATCTCCAGAATGTAAAACGGTGCTTTGATCTTTATGGTAAAGAGCAAGAGATCCAAATGCCCTTTCAACAATCATCTGACCAAGTCTCACATTACTTGCTTTTAGGGCAATATCAGTAACTCTATGAACAGCCATCCCGGGTGAAACTTCCATCCAAAGACATGAATCACCAGGAATAGGTAAAAAACCTCTACTAACAGTTCCCATATATGCGGCTAATTGAGGTTGCAGAGAATCTAAAAAAACATAAGTTCTTAACTCAATTTGCTCAACTTGACTTGCTTGTCTGGATACCAAGGACTTTTCTGAATCAGTAGTAATAAAACAGCTAGCACCACTGGCCTGAGATTGCACCTCAGATCCTGTGACAAGAGAACTCCCCTTTTTTCGTTCCCCTCTGTTTAAGCTAGAAGTTGGTTCCATTGAGGCGACTATAACGGATAATGGTTCATTTTTTCTATTAAATTTACTTGCATGCTTACCACAAAACGATAACTTCAAGTAAAAGATATGCATTTTTATGGGAACTTCTCAAAAAAAAGAACCAACTGTTTCTGGTACTGAAAAAGAATTAACTCCTGATCAAACTCTTGGATTAGTTAGCCTAAGCCTGATGCAAAAACTATCTCAGAAAGACCCATCTTTTAGCTGGTTAGAAGAAGATAAAATTGAGAAAGTAAATCTTAAGAACCTTAGAGATAGATTGGAGTTAACCCAATTAGCTATAAATACTGGAGCACCTTTAACTACTTCAGAAGTGACAGCTTTAATTGGGGCAAAGCCCGGAAAATCTAAGTTAGAAAGAGCAGGATTATTAGCAACGAAAATAGCTAGAAATGTATGGAAAATCTCAAAAACAAGTCAAGGAAATTCCTTCTACAGGAATTAAAATACGCCCAAAAAGTTTTTTTCATAATTCCCATTTAAGTATTTAAACATTCATATAAGTTTTTTAAATGTGTTCATTTTGTAAGAGAACTTATTAATTACTTTCTTAAATTAAAAAGTTTATGCAAGCTTGAAATATAAGCTCTTGAAAATTTTTAATGAGTAAAGTTGAATTTAATAAGGAAACTGGACCTAGGGAAGTTTTTTGCGGTTTAACTTCAATAGTTTGGCTCCACAGAAGAATGCCTGATGCGTTTTTTCTGGTAGTAGGTTCGAGGACATGTGCTCATTTAATTCAAAGCGCCGCTGGAGTTATGATTTTTGCTGAGCCAAGATTTGGGACAGCTATTCTTGAAGAAAAAGATCTAGCTGGTCTTGCTGACGCTCATGAAGAATTAGATCGAGTAGTTAATGATCTTATTGCAAGAAGAC
This window harbors:
- a CDS encoding ribulose bisphosphate carboxylase small subunit, with translation MPFQSTVSDYQTVATLETFGFLPPMTQEEIYDQIAYIIAQGWSPVIEHVHPSGCMQTYWSYWKLPFFGEKDLNLIVSELEACHRAYPDHHVRIIGYDAYTQSQGTAFVVFQGR
- a CDS encoding form I ribulose bisphosphate carboxylase large subunit, producing MSKKYDAGVKEYRDTYWTPEYVPLDTDLLACFKCTGQEGVPREEVAAAVAAESSTGTWSTVWSELLTDLEFYKGRCYRIEDVPGDPEAFYAFIAYPLDLFEEGSITNVLTSLVGNVFGFKALRHLRLEDIRFPIAFIKTCGGPPNGIVVERDRLNKYGRPLLGCTIKPKLGLSGKNYGRVVYECLRGGLDLTKDDENINSQPFQRWRERFEFVAEAVKLAQRETGEVKGHYLNCTANTPEELYERAEFAKELDMPIIMHDYITGGFTANTGLANWCRKNGMLLHIHRAMHAVIDRHPKHGIHFRVLAKCLRLSGGDQLHTGTVVGKLEGDRQTTLGYIDNLRESFVPEDRSRGNFFDQDWGSMPGVFAVASGGIHVWHMPALLAIFGDDSCLQFGGGTHGHPWGSAAGAAANRVALEACVKARNAGREIEKESRDILMEAAKHSPELAIALETWKEIKFEFDTVDKLDVQG
- a CDS encoding BMC domain-containing protein; the protein is MATETMGIALGMIETRGLVPAIEAADAMTKAAEVRLIGREFVGGGYVTVLVRGETGAVNAAVRAGADACERVGDGLVAAHIIARPHREVEPALGNGEFLGQKD
- the rdgB gene encoding RdgB/HAM1 family non-canonical purine NTP pyrophosphatase translates to MNLPVLTIASGNQRKVSEISEMLDVLSLKVQKQPKYLNVEETGNTYFENALLKAKAAALETKTWALADDSGLEVDVLDGRPGIYSARYAKNNDEKIKKLINELSDSPYRSARFISCMVLCDPSGNLVKDTTGICWGEILKNPKYPNGEFESIFWVKEANCVYGELSQSQLNKLGSRGKAAKIMSPYLKKEIGLN
- a CDS encoding microcompartment protein codes for the protein MEPTSSLNRGERKKGSSLVTGSEVQSQASGASCFITTDSEKSLVSRQASQVEQIELRTYVFLDSLQPQLAAYMGTVSRGFLPIPGDSCLWMEVSPGMAVHRVTDIALKASNVRLGQMIVERAFGSLALYHKDQSTVLHSGDVVLDAIGSEVRKRTKPATSWTEVIRAITPDHAVLINRQNRSGSMIQSGMSMFILETEPAGYVLKAANEAEKASNITVVDVKAVGAFGRLTLAGKEGDVEEAAAAAIRAIEEISNY